From the genome of Oryza glaberrima chromosome 1, OglaRS2, whole genome shotgun sequence:
attaatttgggAAAGGAATAAATGTACTAATTAACCGGCTTGCGGGAAATGTACTAATTAGTTGCGGTACACATCAGGTTTTTCTTGTGCAGATGCTATGAATTATGCCAATTTTCTAGAATGTTTGTTGGGATGTAATTAAGGGCAAGATATATATGTTAGTTAATTAGGAGTAATCATTTTGTTTGTTCCCATTTACATGTTAATCTATATATCGTGTACTCTTGTGCAACCTCCCTCATAAAAATGTAATCAAAAGTGGCTATATATAACATGCTCTTTTCCGCGAGAGCGCATAAATACATGTAgcattttattttcatttcaaCGAGAATTGCACAAGCGCAATTGGTGTGGACAACCATTGAGCATCTCGTCCGCCCGCGCTCTACTTTAGATTGCGctcacatttcttttttttttcccatacgaatcaaattttattaatttgttcTCTTAGCGTAGGGTGAATTATAAACATGCATAGTTGGCAGGGCAGCGGCCAAGCGTCTCGTCCATCCGTGCTCTGGCGCTCGACTTTAGAGTGCGCTCACGTTTCCTTTTGACATCCCCAAATTATTAATATTATTGATACCAAGCTCCTCCCTAGAATCCATGATCATTTTCCCCTTTAGGATCAAGTTTTACTATAATATATGCTCTTAATGTAGGATGAATCGCAAATATACGCAGTTGGTGGGGCAGCTACCAAGCGCCCCTTCCATCCTCACTCGACTCGAGACTGCacttatatttgtttttaatattATTGATACCAAGCTCTTCCTTCATATccatggtttttttttgaaaaaaaggataaagtttatcaaaatttttaatGCAGGGTGAATCCATCATATGattgtttatattttgtgatggaaAATTGGCAAGAAAAGTTGACCATTGTGTTGGCTTTTTCGTTAGAAAACTGGTTCGGAGTTTTGGTAGATGTCGATAACAGTGAGTGTAACTAATGCAGGTAAGGTTGTGAAATATGTGCTCAGAAACGAATGTTTGGTCTATTGGTGTGTGTCTTTCTTCTGAACTTGTTTgcttttggttctttttgaatgGTATTTCCATCTTATGATTATGAGGCAGCCTTGATTTATCTTCCAATTAAGCTGACCCCCGCAAGGCTGAATCCTAGCTGAGCAAGTTTTTGATCCTAGCTTGATCTAGCGTGGAAGCAAACTCAAATAGTCAAAGGTTTGCACTGCATTTGAATCCTCTCTTTGCATTGTGTTTGCGATAGGCATCTGCCAACCGTGAACGAGTAGTACACACTCTCAACCCATAGATGCCCATGATTTGTGAGATCGTCAATTGGTCTAGCTTCAGATAGCAAGGTTTGTTGGATGATTCACAGTTTCCTTTTTGGATCTACCTCTTATATAGCTAGGTTTGAAAAAGAAATTGAACAATGTCTTTCGGGAATATTTGGGGTATGTTGTAAAAAAGGCTATATTCAAAtcaccccctccccctatacAATAATTGTACTAACATAATCGCGAACGTGAAATTCGACCGCTCTTAACACATGAAGTACACACCTGAACATCAGCCATCATAAACTTCATTTATGTCCTTATAGGAGGATGTTTAAGCAGAAAGTTTTAAGATTTACCCTAGGGATTGAATTACTTTTGCCCCTCATGTGTTTGGTTGGGGGAGTCTTTAGGAGGGATTAGGAGTTTAGAGGGAAGAGAATACTAATTGCTTCATTTGGTTAAGAGACATCGGAGTTGAAGAATGAGAATTGAGGGATGAACTTCCTGAATTTTAATACCTGTGAGTAGGGGTAGGACCGTAGGAGTTGACGATTCCTCACGGCTGTTTGGCAAGAGATGGGAATGGATTGGGAGTTTAAAAGAGGGAGTTGGAGGGATTGGTCATGGGATCGACTTACATTTTTACTACCAATCCCTTGTTTGGTAATAGAGATGAGAATCATGGGGAGTATAAAGGGGAATTGAATTTTAAGTGATGATGTCCGGCTCAGATTTATCTCGTCATACTAGAAAgaaattccctcccaattacctctCCCTAACCTGGTATTAAAAATGTGGGAGTACGCTCTTAAATAAAACTCCCACATTCTTCAACCAACACAATAGACTTAATAGTCTCCACCCCCTCAAACTACTATTACCCTTAACCATTGCCCCCAACCAAATACGCCATCATTTACATTGCCTAAATAAATCTCAATCATCCATTTTCACCGCATTCTTCAAATCGAAAGagaaactacatatttaacgtAGTTACGTAGTCCCCTTACCAATCTGAAGAGATTGTGTCTAATCCCATCCACTCACATAACCACATCCAAAAGTGACATTTGGTAAGGTGCGAAAAGGCACATAACCTTCCTTTAGGCATGATCTGGATGCCACACCCCATTGTACAGACACGACCAACTTTTTCGACAAGCCTTTACCCATTATAGCTAGATCAAACACTACCTCAATTCTCCAAGTATAAGAtttaacaaaaacaaacaaacaaacacataTCCTTTACATTCGAGCATGCATTTTTGTCATCTCTCTTAAGCAAAGAACGAAATTAAATGCTGCAAGATTTCTAAGCTAGGGACGGCTCTGAAAGTCTTGCATTCTGATCCACAAAGTCATCTCGATCGATCTGTTGCTTCTTGCTATCCGTGCATGCACGATCTATCGCTTCTCCACTATCTTCTCAACTCCTTCAAaacataatgagaaaacatgTTAGCTTTCATATAATATTTCTTTCTTaagaacataaaaaaacatttggtACTTGTTAAGGCatatagtaagaaaaaaaaacactcggtcaaaagaaaaagaaaagaacactaTGAAGCTAATAAGATGTGTTGGACATTTTTGACAATTTGGAGTTGCTAATTATCTTTCCTGGAATGATGAAGGGTGAACTATCAACTAGACTAGACTAGAAACAATTCAACCTTGTAAGATATGTTACTAGGCCAAAGATATTGGGCCATGCATCCCTAAAATCACTGGGCCTTACAGTTTGTTTAATTCTTTGTCTgagtgcccccccccccccccccccctgaactttatgttttgatttttaacGAATACCTACCGacagaagaaaaaggaaataaggAATAGCCTACCCACAAAAGTAGAAGGAAAAGAGGGACATAACTTTGCATTATTAATTCATTGATTATTAACCATGTGTGGGTCACACACAAGCCCTagaaacacacacacagacacacaaAATGTATAACCGAGTTAGTTTTGTGCCTGCTTGAAACCATCATAGGAATTTATTTACTAGTAACAAGTTGAAAGGAATATATATGCATTGAACTGAAAGACTTAAGAAAACATTATCTAACAGTtcgaaggggaaaaaaataatcccAAATGTGTGCTCAACGCTGAACACATACAGAGAGAAACTAACATACCTTCAACCTACAGCTTACTCCTCCGCAACAGCTCAGGAAGAACATGCCCAAGTTTAAGCATTATTTGGACTATAACTTGTACAGCTCGGCTCCCATGTTGCGAGTTGCTGAAGCATTTCCTCTCCTACTCCCGAAAGAAACACAGGAGTACACTGGCATGGAGGTGCCGTCCCCTGTGGTGTCACTCGGCATCAGGATATGCTTGGCCCCAGGAGTGAGCTTCATCAGACCAGTTCTTTGCGCTTGCATTTCAGGAATGGCAGCTCTTGCAGCAACATTTTCTGCATTTCTAGATGGACATGCTGCATCTCTTCTGCTGCCAGAAGCTTCTTCAACTATCATCCGTCTTGGATGAGTGAATGCAAAGCTTGGAGAGTTGTGGGGGTGAACCGATGATCCAGCTGAGACCACACCATATGACCGAGGCAAATTAGCATCACTTGTAAGAGATGGACTCCCCAGCAGAACATTTCCATGGTGCTGTGAGGCTGACAAGTAGCTGAATCGATCGTCGTATCGCAATCGATCTCCAGATAATGCATTGGTCGTGGGGAATGAGTGGCTCAAATTCTGAGGGGCAGTGTACCTGATATGTGAATGACTTGGGCTTGCAgaatttgctgaaacattgggCACACTTTGAGCTTGTAAAGAGAGATAAGGCCGTCCTTGTCGCGGCAATTCCAAGAACAACTTTGTGGGATGGTCTTCAGTATAGAAATGTGTCCCAGACACATACTCTCCTCTGGTTGTAGATACTGAGAGATCTTTGCCCATTAGACGCACAGTTTGTCCAGCAGCAGGCCTACACTCCTGCTGCACACCCATTTCAGAATGAGAACTTGAAGCCACTCCAGTTGATGCATTACAATCTTGGGGAGGAACTTCTCCTTCATTGGAGGGGTGGCTGCCTCCAAGATTCAGATTGAAGGCATAATCACCATGAGACTCAGCAAGTTCTCCTGTCAACTTCCGTGAAGAACCAACAAAAAATGTGTCAGACACTTCCATGAACTCACCGTGCAAAAATGTGCCTGGCGATATTGAACTTCTAGCTCTTTCTAACCCAGACTCAGGAACGGACTGACATTGAAGTCCATGTGAATCCAAAGACAGATCCTGCTGGTTTTGTCGTCCCTCGTCAATAACTTGCACATCAGAGTCTAAAGGCTCATGCTGTCTAGGCTCATGATTTGGCTCCTCTGGATTTGACACATATGGGTAGTTCAAATCAGTAGATTCTGGCAGTGCCTCATTCAGATCAAATAAATTGGAGGACAACTGTGTGCTGGTGAGCTCAAGAGAATCCTCATGATCTGTACTCTTGCTTGCTTCTTTAGTTGCTGTCTCCGGCATATGAGAACTACAGCTTTCTGCAGCTATGTGCTTGTCCCCTTCACTGGACATGTCCGTGGATGATGACGACAATGACGCCAAAGCATCCGAGAACAGCTTGCAGATATTTTGCTTGTTAATACCAAGCACATCATCAACTTCTGAGAATTTTACACGCTTCACCGATTTGCGGCAGACTTCAATGACTTCTGTGCCTTTTGGGTCGCCATGTTTCTCCTTGACCATTTTTACAGATGTGTGCCTTGTGTATTTCTTCAGAATACTATGCAAAGGGAGCATTTTCTTCAGGTCATGCTGTTTCCCCACCTTGTTGGTAGCCCTTTTACTCTCGCTGTACCTTTTCTTATcaatcttcttcttgttgttgttcttttcTAAGTTAGTGATCTTtaccttcttccttctctttgaGTCTGGAGACCTTTCCCCGTCTGTTCTTGCATGGTGTACACCATCAGGTCTCCTTGACGCTTGAGGAGTATCCAATCCACCAGGCAAATTTGTCTTGTCAAGTGCTTCCTGCATATTTGAGCAACATCAGTGGATAATGTGGAATATAAATAAAAGGTAAACACAATAATATAAAACAGTCAGATTACCAGAAATAGCCAGGTTGTGTAAATGACACAAAGGAAAAATTAGATTGTGTAAACTACAGAACGGAAATTAGATTGTGTAAATTATAGAACAGAAATGTGTCGGATGCATATCCATAGAACTTCGAAAAGGCAATAGCTAATTTAAAACAAACAATATAAGTCAAACTCTTAATTAAGATCACACTTTTGTCAAAGTAAGATAACTATCTAacgaatgcaaaaaaaaaaaaaaaaacacttgtgGGGAACTTATGTTagttcttaattaattactagttgTTTAGGATTGTGGAAATCTAGAACTTGTGTGCACCACACAAAAATGATGCTGGTGCCAAGGCAGCTAATGTCCACACGTATTTGAACCTCAGAAAATCTTacgacttaaaaaaaaattgctggtAACAGTTATTGAATCATTTTATCTCAGTCTCATGTGTCATCATGAAAGGAAAAACTAGTTTAGAATGCGACCGCAATAAGGCCTAGACAGACCAAAAATTTCTGACACCGTATAGAATTAGCAACTGTGATGATGTGTGCTAACACGGATTTTTAACGCTAGTTATGTGGAAGTTTGACATTAACATGGTTGTGTCACATTTCGAAACTGTTAATGACACATTTCAATAAACTTGATGCAGACATCACAATTACAGGAAGTGTAAATGAAGCATATATGGATATATAAGAACGTTCTAGACGTAATAATGTTATAATACTCGACcagttctaattttttttaagacagtTTAAAGAATGGCGAGATATAAATAACAAGTTCTATTGGTATTACTATATATGAATTTCAGAGTAAGATTCCATGAATTAGTTGTGGAATTAATCTTCAAGGGATTTAACACACGATGAGACTCTCTTGCATGTGTGTACTTGcaagtaaaaaaacataaaaaaggaaCAGGCGCCCGACTATATTTTGATCATTATATAATCTACTTAAAATAATACCCACATATggaacaaacttaaaatcctactactactactatccCTTTTGTCTGGTCAACTAGCTAATTATCGGAATTAATGCCATCATATCGAGCATATGGTGACAGGCTGACAGCGATAACCACCACCACAACCAAAGCATATGCTTTGACGGTGTGTACTATATGTGGACTAGACACATTTTACTGGCCAGCTATCTGCACACGTACCACACACACACTACATACACCCACAAATGggcaaattttatttttcctagaccaaaaaaaaatcaaatgaaacACCACACATGCAGGCCATGATGA
Proteins encoded in this window:
- the LOC127760278 gene encoding uncharacterized protein LOC127760278 — encoded protein: MAVVAAFSIREYTASIRGAAGAEGRRLYGLGAGDLPPMEARRFRWWADELAAAPPLPPRSPSPSPSPPPPPTKPSRRTLGKARAPKKRSISDLFAAAPPLTLPSSDSGGGGNDDDDDEALCAIMRRAREKKRKRRLQEEEEEEEEAGAASAPVTAAAAAEMRDSEGNFTRKEALDKTNLPGGLDTPQASRRPDGVHHARTDGERSPDSKRRKKVKITNLEKNNNKKKIDKKRYSESKRATNKVGKQHDLKKMLPLHSILKKYTRHTSVKMVKEKHGDPKGTEVIEVCRKSVKRVKFSEVDDVLGINKQNICKLFSDALASLSSSSTDMSSEGDKHIAAESCSSHMPETATKEASKSTDHEDSLELTSTQLSSNLFDLNEALPESTDLNYPYVSNPEEPNHEPRQHEPLDSDVQVIDEGRQNQQDLSLDSHGLQCQSVPESGLERARSSISPGTFLHGEFMEVSDTFFVGSSRKLTGELAESHGDYAFNLNLGGSHPSNEGEVPPQDCNASTGVASSSHSEMGVQQECRPAAGQTVRLMGKDLSVSTTRGEYVSGTHFYTEDHPTKLFLELPRQGRPYLSLQAQSVPNVSANSASPSHSHIRYTAPQNLSHSFPTTNALSGDRLRYDDRFSYLSASQHHGNVLLGSPSLTSDANLPRSYGVVSAGSSVHPHNSPSFAFTHPRRMIVEEASGSRRDAACPSRNAENVAARAAIPEMQAQRTGLMKLTPGAKHILMPSDTTGDGTSMPVYSCVSFGSRRGNASATRNMGAELYKL